In Clupea harengus chromosome 13, Ch_v2.0.2, whole genome shotgun sequence, one DNA window encodes the following:
- the supv3l1 gene encoding ATP-dependent RNA helicase SUPV3L1, mitochondrial, translated as MSVNRCVLALSRMPVQHRVTLRAIPLSATTTVHKLWTTHPGYLQENGLCGVFQRRSISSNDSTRPPDTSLFVPISIKSAMVRDGEVGLELSQPLDKGELLKVLNKFYKRKEMQKLASDQGLDARLFHQAFISFRKFVLEMTALTADLHIILHDICCGAGHVDDLYPYFIRHAKQIFPMLDCMEDLRKISDLRIPANWYPEARAIQRKVIFHAGPTNSGKTYQAIQKYLAAKSGVYCGPLKLLAHEIFENSNKAGVPCDLVTGEERTFVDADGRQSGHVACTIEMCSVTTPYEVAVIDEIQMIKDPSRGWAWTRALLGLCAEEIHVCGETAAIDFIKELMYTTGEEVEVNTYKRLTPFSILDHAVESLDNLRPGDCIVCFSKNDIYSISRQIELRGQECAVIYGSLPPGTKLSQAKKFNDPNDPCKILVATDAIGMGLNLSIKRIIFNSLVKPNINEKGEKEMDTISTSQALQIAGRAGRFSSIFKEGEVTTMHRDDLAVLKEIMGRPVDPIETAGLHPTSEQIEMFAYHLPDATLSNLVDIFVSLSQVDGMYFVCNIDEFKFLADMIQHIPLYLRSRYVFCTAPINKKQPFLCTSFLKFARQFSRDEPLTFEWVCRHVNWPLVPPKNIKDLMHLEAVHDVLDLYLWLSYRFMDMFPDANLVREAQKELDTIIQEGVRSITRLIRASESQAKPGVAPGTGTNASHNQTTGSRGRGAKALSLGGPSGRADSSLGSKLVQDGLLTPELLQQLQKEWSKRLSQDGGTGKTSMGNATKGKKTNKKK; from the exons ATGTCGGTTAATCGTTGTGTCTTAGCTCTTTCTCGCATGCCTGTCCAGCACAGAGTAACATTACGTGCAATACCCCTATCAGCAACCACAACTGTTCACAAACTATGGACTACTCACCCTGGATATTTGCAAGAAAATGGGTTGTGTGGAGTTTTCCAGAGACGGAGTATATCATCAAACGATTCAACTCGTCCCCCAGATACCTCGTTATTTGTGCCCATCAGTATAAAAAGTGCAATGGTCAGAGACGGGGAAGTAGGACTTGAGCTGTCTCAACCACTGGATAAAG GTGAACTTTTGAAGGTCCTTAACAAATTTTACAAGAGGAAAGAGATGCAGAAACTTGCATCAGACCAGGGTTTGGATG CTCGGCTCTTTCACCAGGCATTCATTAGTTTTAGGAAGTTCGTGCTGGAAATGACTGCTCTCACTGCAGATCTGCACATCATTCTCCATGACATCTGCTGTGGGGCAG GACATGTAGATGATCTTTACCCATACTTTATCAGACATGCTAAACAAATCTTTCCCATGTTGGACTGCATGGAGGACTTGCGCAAGATCAGTGACTTGCGTATTCCAGCCAACTG GTACCCTGAAGCAAGAGCTATTCAAAGAAAGGTGATCTTCCATGCTGGACCGACCAACAGTGGGAAGACCTATCAAGCCATCCAGAAATACCTAGCAGCCAAGTCTGGTGTCTACTGTGGGCCGTTGAAGCTCCTGGCTCATGAAATATTTGAAAATAGCAACAAAGCT GGCGTGCCTTGCGACCTGGTGACGGGAGAGGAGCGAACATTTGTAGACGCGGATGGAAGACAGTCGGGTCATGTGGCCTGCACCATTGAAATGTGCAGTGTCACTACTCCCT ATGAGGTGGCCGTGATTGATGAGATCCAGATGATCAAAGATCCGTCCCGAGGATGGGCATGGACCAGAGCTCTTTTGG GATTGTGTGCTGAAGAGATCCATGTTTGTGGGGAGACTGCAGCAATCGACTTCATCAAAGAGCTCATGTACACCACAGGTGAAGAGGTGGAG GTTAATACCTACAAAAGACTGACGCCATTTTCCATTCTGGACCACGCTGTGGAGTCGTTGGACAACCTCAGGCCAGGAGACTGCATCGTGTGCTTCAGTAAAAACGACATCTACTCCATCAGCAGACAGATTGAGCTGAGGGGCCAGGAATGTGCGGTCATCTATGGCAGCCTACCACCTG GCACGAAgttatcccaagccaaaaagtTCAATGACCCAAATGACCCCTGCAAAATCCTGGTTGCTACAGATGCTATCGGCATGGGATTAAATCT GAGCATCAAGCGCATCATCTTCAACTCTCTTGTGAAGCCCAACATTAAtgagaagggggagaaggagatggaCACCATCTCCACTTCACAGGCGCTGCAGATCGCAGGTCGAGCCGGTCGATTCAGCTCCATCTTTAAGGAGGGCGAGGTCACCACCATGCACAGAGACGACCTGGCTGTCCTTAAGGAGATCATGGGCCGACCAGTCGACcccatagag ACAGCAGGATTGCACCCAACATCCGAGCAGATTGAGATGTTTGCATATCACCTCCCAGATGCTACTCTCTCCAATCTCGTT GATATATTTGTCAGCCTCTCACAAGTGGATGGGATGTACTTTGTCTGTAACATTGATGAGTTCAAGTTTCTGGCCGACATGATTCAGCACATTCCGCTATACCTGCGCTCACGCTACGTCTTCTGCACGGCCCCCATCAACAAGAAGCAGCCATTCCTCTGCACTTCCTTTCTCAAG TTCGCCAGGCAGTTCAGTCGGGATGAACCACTGACCTTTGAATGGGTGTGCCGGCACGTCAACTGGCCCTTGGTCCCGCCCAAAAACATCAAGGACCTGATGCACCTGGAAGCGGTGCATGACGTCCTGGACCTCTACCTGTGGCTCAG CTACCGCTTCATGGACATGTTCCCTGACGCCAACCTGGTGCGTGAGGCGCAGAAGGAGCTGGACACCATCATTCAAGAGGGCGTTCGCAGCATCACTCGCCTCATCCGAGCCTCCGAGTCACAGGCCAAGCCAGGTGTAGCCCCTGGCACCGGCACAAACGCctcccacaaccagaccacaggCTCCAGAGGCCGAGGAGCCAAGGCCCTGAGCCTGGGAGGCCCGTCCGGAAGAGCTGACAGCTCCCTGGGGTCCAAGCTGGTTCAGGATGGACTGCTCACACCAGAGCTGCTACAGCAACTGCAGAAGGAGTGGTCCAAAAGGCTGAGCCAAGATGGAGGCACGGGAAAGACTTCTATGGGAAACGCGACAAAAGGAAAGAAGACCAATAAGAAGAAGTGA
- the vps26a gene encoding vacuolar protein sorting-associated protein 26A — translation MSFLGGLFSPVCEIDVVLNDAETRKTAELKTEDGKVEKHYLFYDGESVSGKVNLNVKQTGKRLEHQGIRIEFVGQIELFSDKSNTHEFVNLVKELALPGELTQNRSYDFEFMQVEKPYESYVGANVRLRYFLKVTIVRRLSDLVKEYDLIVHQLATYPDVNNSIKMEVGIEDCLHIEFEYNKSKYHLKDVIVGKIYFLLVRIKIQHMELQLIKKEMTGIGPSTTTETETVAKYEIMDGAPVKGESIPIRLFLAGYDLTATMRDVNKKFSVRYFLNLVLVDEEDRRYFKQQEIVLWRKAPEKMRKRNFHQRYESPEPRTTVPAEQPEM, via the exons ATG AGTTTCCTGGGAGGCCTATTCAGTCCAGTGTGTGAAATTGATGTCGTACTCAATGATGCTGAGACGAGGAAGACGGCGGAGCTCAAGACTGAAGATGGCAAAGTGGAGAAGCACTATCTGTTCTATGACGGGGAGTCTGTTTCAGGGAAG GTCAATCTCAATGTGAAGCAGACAGGGAAGAGACTAGAGCATCAAGGAATCCGGATTGAGTTTGTTGGGCAGATTG AGCTCTTCAGTGACAAAAGCAACACGCACGAATTTGTGAACCTTGTGAAGGAGCTGGCCCTTCCAGGAGAACTAACCCAGAACCGAAGCTATGACTTTGAGTTCATGCAGGTGGAGAAACCATACGAGTCCTACGTAGGAGCCAATGTCCGACTGAG ATACTTCCTCAAAGTTACTATCGTGAGAAGATTGTCTGACTTGGTGAAGGAGTATGATCTTATAGTGCATCAGTTGGCCACCTATCCTGATGTCAACAACTCTATCAAGATGGAAGTGGGTATTGAAGACTGCCTGCACATAGAGTTTGAATACAACAAGTCCAA GTACCACTTAAAAGATGTCATCGTGGGCAAGATTTACTTTCTGCTGGTGAGAATCAAGATCCAACACATGGAACTGCAGCTGATCAAGAAAGAAATGACAGGCATTG GTCCCAGTACaaccacagagacagagactgtaGCCAAGTATGAGATTATGGATGGGGCACCAGTAAAAG GAGAGTCTATCCCCATCCGTCTCTTCCTGGCCGGTTACGATCTCACCGCCACTATGAGAGACGTCAACAAGAAGTTCTCAGTGCGCTACTTCCTCAACCTGGTGCTGGTGGATGAGGAGGACCGGCGGTACTTCAAACAACAG GAAATTGTCTTGTGGAGGAAGGCCCCAGAGAAAATGCGGAAACGCAACTTCCACCAGCGCTACGAGTCTCCTGAGCCACGGACGACGGTTCCTGCGGAGCAGCCTGAAATGTGA